The following proteins are co-located in the Carassius auratus strain Wakin chromosome 7, ASM336829v1, whole genome shotgun sequence genome:
- the LOC113105891 gene encoding dual specificity protein phosphatase 19-like codes for MSSVSQEIRGFSAARLRKQSTRVTTVTGERLVETRRGDRYHVEREGHAACGFVQDSSLDLHVGVIRPFLLLSSQDAAHDIDTLKKLKVTHVLNVAYGVENVFPDLFTYKTVTVLDLPETDITSYFPECFQFIHEASQQAGVVLVHCNTGVSRSASVVIGFLMSQENMSFDEAYSAVKTARPCIQPNPGFMSQLKKYKP; via the exons ATGAGTTCTGTGTCGCAGGAGATCCGGGGCTTCTCCGCGGCTCGTCTGAGGAAGCAGAGCACCAGAGTGACGACTGTGACGGGCGAGAGACTCGTGGAGACGCGCCGTGGAGATCGGTACCACGTGGAGCGCGAGGGGCACGCGGCGTGCGGGTTTGTGCAGGACTCGAGCCTCGACCTGCACGTGGGCGTCATCAGACCCTTCCTCCTGCTCT CATCACAGGATGCTGCCCATGATATAGACACACTGAAGAAATTAAag GTGACTCATGTGCTGAATGTGGCGTATGGAGTTGAGAATGTGTTTCCTGATCTCTTCACGTATAAGACTGTCACCGTGTTGGATCTTCCAGAGACAGACATCACTTCATACTTCCCTGAGTGTTTCCAGTTCATACATGAAGCCAGTCAGCAG GCTGGAGTGGTGCTGGTCCACTGTAACACCGGTGTTTCTCGCTCTGCTTCTGTTGTCATCGGGTTCCTCATGTCCCAGGAGAACATGTCCTTTGATGAAGCCTACAGCGCTGTGAAAACCGCCAGGCCTTGCATTCAGCCAAACCCAGGCTTTATGAGTCAGCTGAAGAAATATAAACCATGA
- the LOC113105865 gene encoding zinc finger protein 883-like — protein sequence MSCEASVQKQVLLIMDSLVTSIVAEICQLDIFQSERRNGNPETDIKMNLTDAIRKITNSTAEHICRILHKASSGSRKDLTQPDQINHMVEQQFAGSGRPLNTHIKDEEHVKGGDQQGFTSDVSGIQERLSCTPSGGHLLQTVEEDLEFRFEEVFVHEEEQVECQTVAVDDIMEHNADESESVEHQKEEQWSTEPNSVDELNDISVQLNTLDPPDIIETGLDVPIDATENAAVDDIMEPSANESESHQREEQWSTEPNSEDESNDISVQLNTLDPPDIIEIGLDVPKDATEEEQPNTSDEQNTCKICRKTFTHLNNLRRHEQKFHSGETPHACQECGERFGSRRLLQIHRRDHKVEKPHKCTLCDKVFRLPNHLRNHMTSHGDQRPFSCTTCGKSFALISVLRSHERTHDGEKTFVCLQCGSKFLTKSYLDYHQRVHTGEKPYLCKHCGKSFAQKGNLKAHERVHTGEQPFRCEDCGKTFVHANTFKSHKQLHTGVKAFCCELCGKGFRRGTHLKTHLLTHSGDKPFSCDVCGKTFALKGSLKTHQLTHTGQKSYTCNVCSKQFTQASSLAKHKRVHTGEKPHRCANCDKCFSQSSHLNYHLKVCPSGPKSSASSNVEEN from the exons ATGTCGTGTGAAGCATCGGTCCAGAAACAAGTGCTCTTAATAATGGACAGTTTAGTCACATCTATAGTGGCAGAAATTTGTCAACTCGATATTTTTCAGTCAGAGCGTCGAAATGGAAATCCAGAAACTGATATTAAAATG AATCTGACGGATGCTATAAGGAAAATAACAAACTCAACAGCTGAACACATCTGTAGAATCCTTCATAAAGCATCAAGTGGATCAAGAAAAGATCTGACACAACCAGATCAAATCAACCACATGGTAGAGCAGCAATTTGctggcagtggaagaccacttAACACTCATATCAAAGATGAGGAACACGTCAAAG GAGGAGATCAGCAAGGCTTCACTTCAGATGTGTCGGGAATCCAGGAAAGATTGAGTTGCACCCCATCTGGTGGACATCTACTTCAGACTGTTGAA GAAGACCTGGAGTTTAGATTTGAAGAAGTATTTGTCCATGAAGAGGAACAAGTAGAGTGTCAAACTGTTGCTGTAGATG ATATAATGGAGCACAATGCAGATGAATCTGAATCTGTAGAGCATCAAAAAGAAGAGCAGTGGAGCACTGAACCAAACTCTGTGGATGAATTAAATGACATTTCAGTACAATTAAACACACTAGATCCACCCGACATAATAGAGACAGGATTGGACGTCCCAATAGACGCCACTGAAAATGCTGCTGTAGATG ATATAATGGAGCCCAGTGCAAATGAATCTGAATCTCATCAAAGAGAAGAGCAGTGGAGCACTGAACCAAACTCTGAGGATGAATCAAATGACATTTCAGTACAATTAAACACACTAGATCCACCCGACATAATAGAGATAGGATTGGACGTCCCTAAAGACGCCACTGAAGAAGAGCAACCCAATACAAGCGATGAGCAGAACACATGCAAAATCTGCAGAAAGACCTTCACCCACCTCAACAACCTGAGAAGACACGAGCAGAAGTTCCACAGCGGAGAAACACCTCACGCTTGCCAAGAGTGCGGAGAGCGCTTCGGCTCCAGACGCCTCCTCCAAATCCACCGCAGAGACCACAAGGTGGAAAAACCTCACAAATGCACGCTCTGCGACAAGGTGTTTCGCTTGCCCAACCACTTGAGGAATCACATGACGAGTCACGGTGACCAGAGACCGTTCTCCTGCACCACATGTGGAAAGAGCTTCGCCTTGATAAGCGTCCTCAGATCTCACGAGCGAACGCATGATGGCGAGAAGACCTTTGTTTGCTTGCAATGCGGCTCCAAGTTTCTCACCAAGTCTTACTTGGACTACCACCagcgagttcacactggagaaaagccatACCTGTGCAAACACTGTGGGAAGAGCTTTGCCCAAAAGGGCAACCTCAAGGCACACGAAAGGGTTCACACGGGCGAACAGCCCTTCAGATGCGAGGACTGTGGAAAAACCTTCGTACACGCCAACACCTTCAAATCCCACAAGCAGCTCCACACGGGAGTCAAAGCTTTCTGCTGTGAGCTTTGTGGGAAGGGTTTTCGGAGAGGAACGCATCTCAAGACTCATCTATTGACGCATTCTGGAGACAAACCGTTTAGTTGCGATGTATGCGGGAAGACTTTTGCCCTCAAAGGATCTCTGAAGACGCACCAGCTCACTCATACGGGGCAGAAGAGTTACACTTGTAACGTCTGCAGTAAGCAGTTTACTCAAGCCAGCTCGCTAGCGAAACACAAACGGGTTCATACGGGAGAGAAACCGCACCGCTGCGCAAACTGTGACAAGTGTTTCTCTCAAAGCAGTCATCTTAACTATCACTTGAAGGTTTGCCCATCTGGGCCAAAAAGTTCTGCAAGCTCTAATGTGGAAGAGAACTGA
- the LOC113105882 gene encoding purine nucleoside phosphorylase, with protein sequence MFPESSSGYSYEDCQATADWLLSQTAVRPLVGIVCGSGLGGLADALKDQVVFNYRDIPNFPQSTVHGHAGRLVFGTLKGRPCVCMQGRFHLYEGYPIQKITLPMWIFKLLGVETVILTNAAGGLNQDFKVGDIMIIKDHLNMPGFAGNNPLAGPNDERFGVRFPCMSDAYDRELQQLALDVGSELGYSDFLREGVYCVLGGPSFETIAECRMLHKLGADAVGMSTVHEVIVARHCGMRVFALSLITNKAVMDYDSEEKANHEEVLQTGKQRAEQLERLVSTLITRIEHNNNFA encoded by the exons ATGTTTCCTGAAAGCAGCTCTGG GTACAGTTATGAGGATTGCCAGGCCACAGCTGACTGGCTTCTGTCCCAGACTGCAGTGCGTCCTCTGGTGGGCATCGTGTGCGGTTCGGGTTTGGGTGGACTGGCTGATGCCTTGAAAGACCAGGTGGTCTTCAACTACAGGGACATTCCCAACTTCCCCCAAAGTACAG TGCACGGTCACGCAGGACGGCTGGTGTTTGGCACTTTGAAGGGCAGACCTTGTGTCTGCATGCAGGGCCGGTTTCATCTCTATGAGGGATATCCCATCCAAAAG ATTACATTGCCTATGTGGAtcttcaaactgctgggtgtggAGACCGTGATTCTCACCAACGCCGCTGGCGGTCTAAACCAGGACTTTAAAGTAGGCGACATCATGATCATCAAAGATCATCTCAACATGCCTGGATTTGCTGGAAACAACCCTCTGGCTGGACCCAATGACGAAAG GTTTGGCGTTCGTTTCCCCTGCATGTCTGACGCATATGATCGAGAACTCCAGCAGCTGGCGCTCGACGTGGGTTCAGAGCTCGGTTACAGTGACTTCCTGCGAGAGGGTGTGTACTGTGTTCTAGGCGGACCGTCGTTCGAGACGATCGCAGAGTGCCGCATGCTGCACAAACTGGGAGCTGATGCTGTCG GCATGAGTACGGTTCATGAGGTGATCGTGGCACGGCACTGTGGGATGCGCGTCTTCGCTCTGTCTTTGATAACTAATAAGGCGGTGATGGACTATGACAGCGAGGAAAAGGCCAATCACGAGGAGGTTCTGCAGACGGGCAAACAGAGGGCGGAGCAGCTGGAGAGGCTGGTGTCCACCTTAATCACCCGGATAGAGCACAACAACAATTTTGCTTAA